In Hermetia illucens chromosome 5, iHerIll2.2.curated.20191125, whole genome shotgun sequence, a single window of DNA contains:
- the LOC119657949 gene encoding uncharacterized protein LOC119657949 translates to MGLFTRERDIYINFLPKVERLLNGVTIAPRFLYYTAEPVETLVVVDASPLGYVLADRVRGLDEKHCRLVFEKLAEFHAASMVLSKEQPKEMSEKFSKDRLTDDPDTIENMLVQNFTYFAKVVETWSGFEDTSKKLRRFISTIPQNMVKWCGPSDEEIKVLTHNDLWVNNMLFKYKDGEPVDLYFIDFQLSVYSSPGIDFTHFLYTSPQFDILNQKRDLLIEGYYKTFKSTLENLGYSPIPTLENILEEIEKRERVGFMWAVVKLFLICMDPSECGENSLENLNDKAKGEKIREIGMSTKRFVSTMQYVLRRMEKIGVLK, encoded by the exons ATGGGATTATTTACTCGAGAACGCGATATATACATAAATTTTTTGCCGAAAGTGGAACGCCTACTTAATGGTGTAACTATTGCTCCAAG ATTTCTGTATTATACTGCGGAGCCAGTGGAAACTTTAGTCGTCGTGGATGCTTCACCCCTTGGATATGTACTTGCCGACCGCGTTCGCGGCTTAGATGAGAAACACTGTAGGCTAGTCTTCGAAAAACTAGCTGAATTTCATGCAGCTTCAATGGTTCTCTCGAAAGAG CAACCAAAGGAAATGAGTGAAAAGTTCAGCAAAGATAGGCTTACGGATGATCCGGACACGATTGAAAATATGTTGGTTCAAAATTTCACGTATTTTGCCAAGGTGGTGGAAACGTGGTCAGGCTTCGAGGACACTTCGAAAAAACTCCGCAGATTCATTTCAACAATCCCGCAGAACATGGTCAAATGGTGCGGACCTTCTGACGAAGAAATAAAGGTCCTGACTCACAATGATCTATGGGTTAATAATATGTTGTTTAAGTATAAGGATGGAGAACCTGTCGATCTTTACTTT ATTGATTTTCAGCTGTCGGTGTATTCGAGCCCTGGTATCGATTTCACCCATTTCTTGTATACGAGCCCCCAGTTTGATATTTTGAACCAAAAACGAGATTTGCTGATCGAGGGGTACTATAAAACTTTCAAGTCAACTTTAGAGAATTTAGGATACAGTCCTATTCCTACTTTGGAGAATATTCTTGAAGAAATTGAGAAACGAGAAAGGGTTGGTTTTATGTGGGCCGTGGTGAAGTTGTTCCTAATTTGCATGGATCCAAGTGAATGTGGAGAGAacagtttggaaaatttgaatgacAAAGCCAAAGGAGAGAAAATTCGGGAAATTGGAATGTCCACGAAAAGATTTGTATCTACTATGCAATATGTTTTGAGAAGAATGGAGAAAATCGGTGTTTTGAAATAA